One stretch of Haloterrigena salifodinae DNA includes these proteins:
- a CDS encoding ABC transporter permease has product MSPQLRRAAVRTRAVVGLAFAQLRRSPGRTALTVLAVALAVLSVTLLASLGVGVVETGENGLENAGRDIWVTSESIDPGSSDTANPIVGAHAMSAEMTQRDDVSSASPIAMHELYVATGDDAVRTSAVGVHETHDGFGFEAGGGFETEMNHSDGNYSAADRPTEPTTEEIVLDPSTAESLDVSVGDTVSIGTSRQTARDNEFTVVGIASYYSQFLGTDVETVPLTDLQAVAGTTGTDRATFVTASVEDGADRDAVAEDLDAAYPGYDVRTSDEQIGSMVEERPLVLASGATLVGLSLVGGIVLTVNLFALVAYQQRDELAALRAVGLSRWVLAGTIGVQGLVIGIVGGLVGLAATPLLTRGLNRLTATVVGFESLLRTPLEVYAVGFALAIIVGTVVALLTGWRAGRYASLERLEA; this is encoded by the coding sequence ATGAGCCCGCAACTGCGCCGCGCGGCGGTTCGGACGCGGGCCGTCGTCGGGTTGGCGTTCGCACAGCTTCGCCGCTCGCCCGGCCGGACCGCGCTGACCGTCCTCGCGGTGGCACTGGCCGTGCTGTCGGTGACGCTGCTGGCGAGTCTCGGCGTCGGCGTCGTCGAAACGGGAGAGAACGGCCTCGAGAACGCCGGCCGGGACATCTGGGTCACGAGCGAATCGATCGATCCCGGATCCAGCGACACGGCCAACCCGATCGTCGGCGCTCACGCGATGTCGGCCGAAATGACCCAGCGCGACGACGTCAGCTCCGCCTCGCCGATTGCGATGCACGAACTCTACGTCGCGACGGGCGACGACGCGGTGCGGACGTCGGCGGTCGGGGTCCACGAGACCCACGACGGCTTCGGCTTCGAGGCCGGCGGCGGGTTCGAGACCGAGATGAATCACTCGGACGGCAACTACTCCGCCGCCGACCGGCCGACCGAACCGACGACGGAGGAGATCGTGCTCGACCCCAGCACGGCCGAGTCGCTGGACGTCTCGGTCGGCGATACGGTCTCCATCGGGACCAGCCGTCAGACGGCCCGGGACAACGAGTTCACCGTCGTCGGCATCGCGTCCTACTACTCGCAGTTCCTCGGAACGGACGTCGAGACGGTGCCGCTGACCGACCTGCAGGCGGTCGCCGGAACGACCGGCACCGACCGGGCGACGTTCGTCACGGCCAGCGTCGAGGACGGGGCCGACCGCGACGCCGTCGCCGAGGACCTGGACGCGGCGTATCCCGGCTACGACGTCCGCACGAGCGACGAGCAGATCGGGTCGATGGTCGAAGAACGGCCGCTCGTCCTCGCCAGCGGCGCGACGCTGGTCGGGCTCTCGCTGGTCGGCGGCATCGTCCTGACGGTCAACCTGTTCGCCCTCGTGGCCTACCAGCAGCGGGACGAACTCGCCGCGCTCCGGGCGGTCGGCCTCTCGCGGTGGGTCCTCGCGGGGACGATCGGCGTCCAGGGGCTGGTCATCGGGATCGTCGGCGGACTCGTCGGACTCGCCGCCACGCCGTTGCTCACGCGCGGACTCAACCGCCTCACGGCGACGGTTGTCGGCTTCGAGTCGCTCCTGCGGACCCCCCTCGAGGTGTACGCCGTCGGGTTCGCCCTAGCGATCATCGTCGGGACCGTCGTCGCGCTCCTGACGGGCTGGCGGGCCGGTCGGTACGCGAGCCTCGAGCGCCTCGAGGCCTGA
- a CDS encoding ABC transporter permease, whose amino-acid sequence MAGDDRFETTTAGTRRARWWGVVTVSVVRLWKRATGTKSRRLAATTAAVALTIALLIVVTGVALGLADGATVDQDDADVRVAPAESDSLAAVDGVEKPQLGEANARAERIRNRDGVAHASPVLVEPVALESADGESKRILLVGVVPDDESRTVAGLPTDELESGDPHYADGSYDGPRRGEIVLSAAAADRLEAEAGDELTPGGEQLPDGAAPSSTVAAVETAGDSETETPVGLVHLSELQALTGASDGELADQVLVWGDGAAAESAAADAYPEETVQSVDRTNPSSLFEDELAFATSLLALVVGVVICASFVATTMGMTVNEDRRTLAVLESVGFTTRSRLAIVAVSTLLTTVCGALVGVALGAGGIYVVNRIATATVSPGAVAELHPLFVPYAIGVALVAGLVAVPYPLVVAARTSVLTEVGR is encoded by the coding sequence ATGGCAGGTGACGATCGGTTCGAGACGACGACCGCGGGCACCCGCCGCGCCCGCTGGTGGGGGGTCGTCACCGTCTCGGTCGTCCGCCTCTGGAAGCGCGCGACGGGGACCAAATCGCGGCGACTCGCGGCGACGACGGCCGCCGTCGCGCTGACCATCGCCCTCCTGATCGTCGTCACCGGGGTCGCGCTGGGGCTCGCCGACGGCGCCACCGTCGATCAGGACGACGCCGACGTCCGCGTCGCCCCCGCGGAAAGCGACTCCCTCGCGGCGGTCGACGGCGTCGAGAAACCCCAGCTCGGCGAGGCGAATGCGCGCGCCGAGCGGATCCGGAATCGGGACGGCGTCGCCCACGCATCGCCGGTGCTCGTCGAACCAGTCGCGCTCGAGTCGGCCGACGGCGAGTCGAAGCGCATCCTGCTCGTTGGCGTCGTTCCCGACGACGAATCGCGGACCGTCGCCGGGCTCCCCACGGACGAACTCGAGTCCGGCGATCCCCACTACGCCGACGGCTCGTACGACGGCCCGCGTCGGGGCGAAATCGTGCTCTCGGCGGCCGCGGCCGATCGACTCGAGGCCGAGGCCGGCGACGAGCTCACGCCGGGCGGCGAGCAGTTGCCCGACGGCGCGGCGCCGTCGTCGACGGTCGCCGCGGTCGAGACGGCCGGCGACAGCGAGACCGAGACGCCGGTCGGGCTGGTCCACCTGAGCGAACTGCAGGCGCTGACCGGGGCGTCCGACGGCGAACTGGCCGATCAGGTGCTGGTGTGGGGCGACGGCGCTGCCGCGGAGTCGGCCGCCGCCGACGCCTATCCCGAGGAGACGGTCCAGTCGGTCGACCGAACCAACCCCTCCTCGCTGTTCGAGGATGAACTGGCCTTCGCGACGAGCCTGCTCGCGCTGGTCGTCGGCGTGGTGATCTGCGCCTCGTTCGTCGCGACGACGATGGGGATGACCGTCAACGAGGACCGGCGGACGCTGGCCGTCCTCGAGTCGGTCGGCTTCACGACCCGAAGCCGGCTCGCGATCGTCGCCGTCTCGACGCTGTTGACGACCGTCTGCGGCGCGCTCGTAGGGGTCGCACTCGGCGCGGGCGGAATTTACGTCGTCAACAGGATTGCCACCGCGACCGTCTCGCCGGGCGCCGTCGCCGAGCTCCATCCGCTGTTCGTTCCCTACGCCATCGGCGTCGCGCTCGTTGCGGGACTGGTGGCCGTCCCCTACCCGCTCGTCGTCGCGGCTCGTACGTCCGTCCTGACGGAGGTGGGGCGATGA
- a CDS encoding ABC transporter ATP-binding protein, producing the protein MSDHALRRTTPQAGPTTTDERESPTAVRLEDVTHEYGSSGGRGRSSEDRTVTALRDVTLDVGAGETVGLEGPSGSGKSTILHAVSGLLVPTAGRIQLLDTADLTSLSDRERTRLRRHHVGIVFQRFHLLPSLSARANVALPLVQAGINRSTRRQRAESLLEQVGLGDRIDHSPGELSGGERQRVAIARALVTDPDVIVADEPTGELDTATGADVLDLLTDIGRDRTVLVASHDDSTLAVANRVVTLRDGRVVDDGR; encoded by the coding sequence ATGAGCGACCATGCACTCCGGCGGACGACCCCCCAGGCCGGCCCGACGACCACCGACGAGCGCGAATCGCCGACGGCCGTTCGCCTCGAGGACGTCACCCACGAGTACGGCTCGAGCGGCGGCCGCGGTCGCTCGAGCGAGGACCGGACGGTGACGGCGCTGCGAGACGTCACGCTCGACGTGGGCGCGGGCGAGACCGTCGGTCTCGAGGGACCGAGCGGCAGCGGCAAGTCGACGATCCTGCACGCGGTCAGCGGGCTGTTGGTGCCGACCGCGGGACGGATCCAGCTGCTCGATACCGCCGACCTCACGTCGCTTTCGGACCGCGAGCGAACGCGCTTGCGGCGCCATCACGTCGGCATCGTCTTCCAGCGGTTTCACCTCCTGCCGTCGCTGTCGGCCCGTGCGAACGTCGCCCTCCCTCTCGTGCAGGCCGGGATCAACAGATCGACGCGCCGCCAGCGGGCCGAGTCGCTGCTCGAGCAGGTCGGTCTCGGCGACCGGATCGACCACTCTCCGGGCGAACTCAGCGGCGGCGAACGCCAGCGCGTCGCGATCGCCCGGGCGCTGGTGACGGATCCGGACGTGATCGTCGCCGACGAACCGACGGGGGAACTCGACACGGCGACCGGCGCGGACGTGCTCGACCTCCTGACGGACATCGGACGCGACCGGACTGTGCTGGTCGCCTCCCACGACGACTCGACGCTGGCCGTCGCCAACCGCGTGGTCACGCTTCGCGACGGGCGGGTGGTCGACGATGGCAGGTGA